From Vigna unguiculata cultivar IT97K-499-35 chromosome 5, ASM411807v1, whole genome shotgun sequence, the proteins below share one genomic window:
- the LOC114183954 gene encoding carotenoid cleavage dioxygenase 7, chloroplastic, which produces MQAKPIHNTPTYIPPPIRPSPPLHQTPSFTPPTKPRAISISTPNTPVAIPIPQTIEPDDSIAAYYDYQFLFMSQRSEATRPVTLSTVEGVIPTDFPAGTYYLTGPGLLTDDHGSTVHPLDGHGYLRAFTFDNVTKNVKYMAKYIKTEAHVEEHDPKTKKWKFTHRGPFSVLKGGKKVGNTKVMKNVANTSVLKWGGKLLCMWEGGEPYEIQAGTLDTIGQYNIMDGLDFEDHHDESRGGDVWEVAANLLKPILYGVFKMPPRRLLSHYKVDSRRDRLLTVSCNAEDMLLPRSNFTFTEYDSNFNVVQKQNFRIPDHLMIHDWAFTDTHYIVFANRIKLDVLGSMAAVYGISPMISALRVNPSKSTSPIYLIPRFPEKQKGKERDWRVAVEAPSQLWLLHVGNAFEVRHQHGNLDIQIQAAACSYQWFNFSKLFGYDWQKRKLDPAIMNVKGGTELLPHLVQVSIKLDSDNNCQECDVKPMKKWKKSSDFPATNPAFSGKKNKYLYAATTLGSRKTLPCFPFDTVVKLDLDTDSAQTWTAGRRRFIGEPIFVPKGDGEDDGYLLVVEYAVSMNRCYLVILNPKRIGSDNALVARIEIPSHLNFPLGFHGFWAAN; this is translated from the exons ATGCAAGCCAAACCCATCCACAACACCCCAACATACATTCCTCCACCCATTAGGCCATCACCTCCGCTGCACCAAACCCCCTCCTTCACACCACCAACCAAACCCCGTGCAATCTCCATTTCTACACCCAATACTCCTGTTGCCATACCAATCCCACAAACTATTGAACCTGATGACTCCATAGCTGCATACTATGACTACCAATTCTTGTTCATGTCCCAAAGATCCGAAGCAACCCGACCCGTTACTCTGAGCACCGTGGAAGGTGTGATCCCGACCGATTTCCCCGCCGGCACATACTACCTAACCGGACCGGGGCTATTGACCGATGATCACGGCTCCACGGTGCACCCTTTGGATGGGCATGGTTACTTAAGGGCATTCACTTTTGATAATGTTACTAAGAATGTGAAGTACATGGCTAAGTACATTAAAACGGAAGCACATGTGGAAGAACATGACCCCAAGACGAAGAAGTGGAAATTCACACATAGAGGACCATTTTCTGTGTTGAAGGGTGGAAAAAAGGTAGGGAACACTAAGGTCATGAAAAATGTGGCTAACACTAGTGTTCTAAAGTGGGGGGGAAAACTCCTGTGCATGTGGGAAGGTGGGGAACCGTATGAGATCCAAGCCGGTACGTTGGATACGATTGGACAATACAACATCATGGATGGTCTTGATTTCGAAGATCATCATGATGAGAGTAGAGGTGGTGATGTTTGGGAGGTGGCTGCCAACTTATTGAAGCCTATATTATACG GAGTGTTTAAGATGCCCCCAAGGAGACTCTTGTCTCACTACAAGGTTGATTCTAGACGGGACAGGCTACTCACTGTGTCATGCAATGCGGAAGACATGTTGCTTCCACGCAGTAATTTTACATTTACTG AGTACGACTCAAATTTCAATGTAGTGCAGAAGCAAAATTTCAGAATACCAGATCACTTGATGATCCATGATTGGGCCTTCACAGATACCCACTACATAGTATTTGCCAATCGCATAAAACTTGATGTACTAG gATCAATGGCAGCAGTGTATGGAATATCTCCAATGATATCAGCATTAAGAGTAAACCCAAGTAAGAGCACATCTCCAATATACCTGATTCCAAGGTTTCCAGAGAAACAAAAGGGCAAAGAGAGAGATTGGAGAGTAGCAGTTGAAGCACCTTCACAGTTGTGGTTGCTTCATGTTGGCAATGCCTTTGAAGTTAGACATCAACATGGGAATTTGGATATCCAAATACAAGCTGCTGCATGCTCTTACCAATGGTTCAATTTCAGCAAGTTATTTG GATACGACTGGCAAAAGAGGAAGCTAGACCCTGCAATAATGAATGTAAAAGGTGGAACTGAGTTATTGCCTCATCTTGTTCAG GTATCTATAAAACTAGATTCAGACAACAATTGCCAAGAATGTGATGTGAAGCCTATGAAAAAATGGAAGAAATCCTCAGATTTTCCTGCGACCAATCCAGCATTTTCCgggaagaaaaacaaatatctgTATGCAGCAACAACCTTAGGATCTCGAAAAACATTACCATGTTTCCCTTTCGACACTGTTGTGAAACTAGATCTAGACACTGATTCTGCACAAACTTGGACTGCTGGAAGGAGAAGATTCATTGGTGAACCCATTTTTGTTCCCAAAGGTGACGGAGAAGATGATGGCTATCTTCTTGTCGTTGAG TATGCTGTTTCAATGAATAGATGCTACCTCGTCATCTTGAACCCAAAAAGGATAGGATCAGATAATGCCCTTGTTGCCAGGATCGAAATTCCAAGTCACTTAAATTTTCCTCTAGGTTTTCATGGTTTCTGGGCAGCTAATTAG